A section of the Glandiceps talaboti chromosome 8, keGlaTala1.1, whole genome shotgun sequence genome encodes:
- the LOC144439209 gene encoding putative ATP-dependent helicase/translocase YwqA — protein sequence MSGQAFIPDVLPLTKRHDGKIANFKIIWKPLFTCGTVEEQLSNLAATYPASPCVSVEEKKLDAKSAVLHFMSTVITRYVKDMNFMHKRLKNSPPKESLAFFCGNIFQVLSLAEKSMPKSISKYFGVFDLMKTDFEVSVHINQLIEEPFTVKMVQDDLDLGLTIVDTYTMGLWLCCNNETDADSLPVRTYMKYHTDSRNQVLKFLSTLVPYLKHVDRLMITDSVPMSSNDLEAFLLETMRIFTNLGVKVVLPKELKKLLKPKAVIHADSKESLEGASHQSFFRLDELLSYNWKIAIGNELITPEEFEKLVRGSKRLVKFKDKYLLITPEEMKSILSSVEKPIPKTSALDLLKESLVEDSRFQLSSDVDVFLRQLTRVSDQMVPMDLNATLREYQVSGFKWMVSNLQHGFGVILADDMGLGKTIQTITTILHLKKAGQLTKPVLLVMPTSVMSNWEREVQRFAPSLTTEKYYGAGRNLPVHGQGEGEPAILNTTDGNVGCITPKPKRRKVAKTGGGSDIIMTTYQLLWRDVDVLQKIKFGMIVIDEAQHIKNFKSQTFKALKKIKSPMRIALSGTPVENKLSELWSVFEFAIPKYLGTIKDFSEKLAKPIEVERDPEKLAILKSITAPFLMRRLKTDKNIIKDLPDKVIDNKYVNLSTEQAVLYESVVQEMLKTIMECKERGERNKFIFKVLTHLKQICNHPANYISSKKVTVESSGKMKMLVELLEPILQQGEKVLIFTQYVQMIKLMTKMLENHFHIKPLSLEGSMSQTKRDEVINSFKTQPHQQVFIISLKAGGTGLNLTEANHVIHYDLWYNPAVENQATDRAFRIGQNKTVFVHRMITEKTFEEKIDQMLAKKKDLSDLSVNVGEQWLGNMTDGELRALFARE from the exons ATCATATGGAAGCCACTATTCACATGTGGAACTGTTGAAGAACAGCTGAGCAATCTAGCTGCAACCTACCCag CAAGTCCCTGTGTAAGTGTGGAAGAAAAGAAGTTGGATGCCAAGTCAGCCGTTCTACACTTCATGTCAACGGTTATAACCAGATACGTTAAAGACATGAATTTTATGCACAAGAGACTTAAAAACAGTCCTCCAAAGGAATCCCTAGCCTTCTTCTGTGGAAATATCTTCCAAGTCCTGTCATTGGCAGAGAAGAGTATGCCAAAGTCCATATCAAAG TATTTTGGAGTATTTGATTTGATGAAAACTGACTTTGAAGTGTCTGTCCATATCAATCAACTTATAGAAGAACCGTTCACCGTCAAAATG gTTCAAGATGACCTAGATCTTGGCTTGACCATTGTGGATACATACACTATGGGTTTGTGGTTGTGTTGTAATAATGAAACAGATGCTGACAGTCTACCTGTGAGAACATACATGAAATATCATACAGACAGTAGAAACCAG GTGTTAAAGTTCTTGTCCACTTTGGTTCCATACTTGAAGCATGTGGACAGACTGATGATAACAGACAGTGTACCTATGTCCTCAAATGACCTAGAAGCCTTCCTCCTGGAAACTATGAGAATTTTCACCAACCTAGGTGTTAAAGTAGTCCTCCCTAAGGAACTCAA AAAGCTACTGAAACCCAAGGCTGTCATACATGCTGACAGTAAAGAGAGCCTAGAAGGGGCAAGTCATCAGAGTTTCTTTAGACTTGATGAATTACTGTCTTACAACTGGAAG ATTGCAATTGGCAATGAACTGATAACACCTGAAGAGTTTGAGAAACTTGTTAGAGGTAGTAAGAGATTGGTGAAGTTCAAGGACAAGTATTTGTTGATTACTCCAGAAGAAATGAAAAGTATCCTGTCCAGTGTTGAGAAACCTATACCTAAAACATCAGCACTTGATTTATTGAAAGAG TCTTTGGTGGAGGATTCTCGTTTTCAACTATCTTCTGATGTTGATGTGTTCCTACGTCAATTAACCAGAGTGTCAGACCAGATGGTGCCCATGGATCTAAATGCTACACTCAGAGAATACCAAGTTAGTGGATTCAAGTGGATGGTTTCTAATCTACAGCATGGATTTGGG GTGATCCTGGCTGATGATATGGGTCTTGGTAAAACCATCCAAACTATAACAACAATCCTTCACTTGAAGAAAGCTGGTCAGTTAACAAAACCAGTGTTACTAGTGATGCCAACAAGTGTGATGAGTAATTGGGAAAGAGAAGTACAAAGATTTGCACCATCACTAACTACAGAGAAGTACTATGGAGCTGGGAGAAATCTACCag TGCATGGCCAGGGTGAAGGAGAACCAGCAATATTGAATACCACTGATGGCAATGTAGGCTGTATTACTCCAAAACCAAAACGTAGAAAAGTAGCAAAGactggtggtggtagtgatatTATTATGACTACCTATCAATTGCTATGGAGGGATGTTGATGTACTGCAGAAGATTAAATTTG GTATGATAGTGATTGATGAAGCCCAGCATATCAAGAATTTCAAATCCCAGACGTTCAAAGCACTCAAGAAGATCAAGTCTCCAATGAGAATTGCCTTATCTGGTACTCCAGTGGAGAATAAATTATCAGAGTTATGGTCAGTGTTTGAATTCGCCATACCTAAGTACCTAGGCACCATCAAGGACTTCAGTGAGAAATTGGCCAAACCAATTGAG GTTGAACGTGATCCAGAGAAGTTAGCCATCTTGAAATCTATCACAGCACCATTTCTAATGAGACGATTGAAGACAGACAAGAATATCATCAAAGATTTACCAGATAAAGTGATAGATAATAAGTATGTCAATCTATCCACTGAACAAGCTGTACTCTATGAG AGTGTTGTACAAGAGATGTTGAAGACAATAATGGAATGCAAAGAAAGAGGAGAGAGaaacaaattcattttcaaagtGTTGACACATTTGAAGCAGATTTGTAACCATCCAGCTAACTACATATCCAGTAAGAAAGTCACTGTTGAATCATCAGGAAAG ATGAAGATGTTAGTGGAGTTGTTAGAGCCTATTCTACAGCAAGGAGAGAAAGTGTTGATATTTACTCAGTATGTACAAATGATAAAACTGATGACTAAAATGCTGGAGAATCACTTCCACATCAAACCACTCTCCTTGGAG GGTTCTATGTCGCAAACAAAGCGAGATGAGGTGATCAATTCTTTCAAGACCCAACCACATCAACAAGTCTTCATTATTTCACTCAAAGCTGGAGGTACAGG GTTGAACCTAACGGAAGCTAACCATGTAATTCACTATGATCTATGGTACAATCCTGCGGTTGAAAACCAAGCCACCGACAGAGCATTCCGTATCGGTCAGAACAAGACAGTCTTTGTCCATCGAATGATTACGGAGAAGACCTTTGAGGAGAAAATTGACCAGATGCTGGCCAAGAAGAAAGATCTGTCAGATCTGTCAGTCAATGTGGGTGAGCAATGGCTAGGAAATATGACAGATGGTGAGCTGAGAGCTCTTTTTGCGAGAGAATAG
- the LOC144438948 gene encoding lysosomal Pro-X carboxypeptidase-like produces MYSQRYLVSDEYWNPVSGPIFFYTGNEGDIAWFCNNTGFMWDIAPEFKAMLVFAEHRYYGESLPYGNHSKDPGRIGYLTSEQALADFATLVRHIKSTVVGAENTPVIAFGGSYGGMLAAWFRMKYPNIVAGALAASAPIWQFPGLFDCGGSMHIVTQDFTNAGPECSKTIGKSWDVLNKMKNAAKDREWLSTTFHLCDPLKTPADVDVLSSWLSDTWFNLAMVDYPYPASFLEPLPAWPIKVVCSHMSDSSVADKELLSNIAKGVLVYYNYTGQATCLNTSQTAVSSLGDLFWGFQACTEMVMPVCSDGVHDMFPPSTWDFDTFAKNCHKSWGITPRKNWIAVQYGGKDIKAASNIVFSNGNLDPWSAGGVLESLSESLVAIVIKDGAHHLDLRASDKDDPQSVLDARKQEKEHIQSWIQQAH; encoded by the exons ATGTATTCACAACGTTACCTGGTATCTGATGAATATTGGAATCCTGTTAGTGGTCCAATCTTTTTTTATACAGGCAATGAAGGTGATATAGCCTGGTTTTGTAATAACACA GGCTTCATGTGGGACATTGCCCCAGAATTCAAAGCTATGTTGGTATTTGCAGAACATAGATACTATGGTGAATCACTGCCCTATGGAAATCACTCCAAG GATCCTGGACGTATTGGTTACTTAACATCGGAACAAGCCTTGGCTGACTTTGCCACTCTGGTACGTCATATCAAATCTACAGTAGTTGGTGCAGAAAATACTCCTGTCATTGCATTTGGTGGTTCCTACGGTGGTATGCTAGCAGCCTGGTTTAGAATGAAGTATCCAAACATAGTAGCCGG GGCATTAGCTGCATCAGCACCAATCTGGCAATTTCCTGGTTTGTTTGACTGTGGTGGTTCTATGCATATTGTAACACAGGACTTCACAAACGCTGGACCAGAATGTTCTAAGACTATTGGCAAGTCCTGGGATGTGTTAAATAAAATGAAGAATGCAG ctAAAGATCGTGAATGGTTAAGTACAACCTTCCATCTTTGTGACCCACTGAAGACACCAGCAGATGTAGATGTTTTATCATCTTGGTTATCAGATACCTGGTTTAACTTAGCAATGGTGGACTACCCATATCCAGCGTCATTTTTAGAACCCCTTCCTGCATGGCCAATCAAG GTGGTTTGTTCTCACATGTCCGATAGCAGTGTGGCTGATAAAGAACTACTTAGTAATATTGCCAAGGGTGTATtggtgtattataattatactggTCAAGCTACCTGCCTTAATACCTCACAGACTGCTGTATCAAGTCTTGGTGATTTATTCTGGGGTTTCCAG GCATGCACTGAGATGGTGATGCCTGTATGTTCAGATGGTGTCCATGACATGTTTCCACCATCTACATGGGACTTTGACACATTTGCCAAAAACTGTCACAAGTCTTGGGGTATCACTCCTAGGAAGAACTGGATAGCAGTTCAGTATGGTGGAAAAGATATCAAGGCAGCTAGTAACATTGTATTCAG CAATGGTAATCTTGATCCTTGGTCAGCTGGTGGTGTTCTTGAATCACTCTCTGAATCTCTGGTTGCCATAGTGATAAAAGATGGTGCTCATCACTTGGATCTTAGAGCCAGTGACAAAGATGATCCCCAGTCAGTGTTGGATGCCAGGAAACAAGAAAAAGAACATATACAAAGCTGGATACAACAGGCACATTAG